In Hyalangium minutum, the sequence GGTACACCTCGACAGGCGCGCCGCCTGCCTGCGTGCCTTGGTTGCATACCACCACCGTCGCCGTGAGCTGCTGACCAGGAGTGGCGCTCACAGGCCCCGTCACCGACGACACGACGAAGTCCGGCTTGTAGCCGATGCCGATGCGCGCGCCCGTCTTGGCGTTGTTGTTCTCGAGCAGCTCGGCCGTGCCGTTGGGCGGATCCACGTACGCACCCAAGTAGTAAGCACCCTCGGAGGGCACCGAGGCCGGGCCCTGCACCGTCAGCGTCTGGCACTGCCCCGGGTTCAGATACGGCGTGCCGACGTAGCCCACAAAGGAATCCGGCGAAGGCCCTGTGGGACCGTTCGGCGTGATGGTGGTGTCCGCCGACAGGTACACCTCGACGGGCGCGCCGCCTGCCTGCGTGCCTTGGTTGCACACCACCACCGTCGCCGTGAGCTGCTGCCCAGGCGTGGCGCTCACCGGCCCCGTCACCGACGACACCACGAAGTCCGGCTTGTAGCCGATGCCAATGCGCGCGCCCGTCTTGGCGTTGTTGTTCTCGAGCAGCTCGGCCGTGCCGTTGGGCGGATCCACGTACGCACCCAAGTAGTAAGCACCCTCGGAGGGCACCGAGGCCGGGCCCTGCACCGTCAGCGTCTGGCACTGCCCCGGGTTCAGATACGGCGTGCCGGCGTAGCCCACGAAGGAGTCCGGCGAAGGCCCCGTCGGCCCATTCGGCGTGATGGTGGTGTCCGCCGACAGGTACACCTCGACAGGCGCGCCACCCGCCTGCGTGCCCTGGTTGCACACCACCACCGTCGCCGTGAGCTGCTGCCCGGGCGTGGCGCTCGCGGGCCCTGTTACCGACGACACCACGAAGTCCGGAGCCGAAATCACCGCCTGGCTCGTGGCGCCCAGCACGGCTTCCGAGCCGGGCTCTGCCGAGCCATCACACCCCGCTGCTGCCACCAGGGCCACCACTCCCCAAAGGCTTCCGAACCTGCTGCTGCGTCGATTCATGCGCTTCCTCGGGCGAAAGTTGGAAAAAACGCTCAACCTGCAAAACAGGTGGGAGCAGCGAAATACCAACACGACCCGTGAAGGCGCAAGTGACTTGAAGGTAAAATTCTTTTCTCAGCGGATGAAAAACCCACTTCCGCCCTCGCTCACCCACCCGTGCTACCGCAGGTACTGCCCGGTCAGCGAGCGCTTCGCTTTCACCAACTCCGCTGGCGTGCCCTCGAAGATCACCTCGCCGCCCTTGCTGCCCCCCTCAGGCCCCAGGTCGATGATCCAATCCGCGCTGCGGATGACGTCGAGGTTGTGCTCGATCACGATCACCGTGTTCCCGCCGTCGACGAGGCGATCGATGATCCCCATCAGGTGCGTGATATCGGACATGTGCAATCCCGTCGTCGGCTCGTCCATGACGTAGACGCTGCCGTCCTTATGCAGTTCGCTGGCGAGCTTGATGCGCTGGCACTCCCCGCCGGAAAGGGTGCTCAGCGGCTGGCCGAGCGTGAGGTACGCGAGCCCCACGTCGTGCATCGCCTGCAGCTTGCGAACGATCTCCTTGCGCTTTTGAAACAACTCCACCGCCTGCGCCACCGTCATCGCGAGCACATCGCTGATCGACTTCCCGTCGAGCTTGTACGCCAGCACGTCGTCCTTGAAACGGCGGCCCTGGCACACCTCGCACGGTGATTTGAACGCATCGAGGAACGAGAGATCGGTGTAGACCACTCCCGATCCGTTGCACGCTTCGCACGCGCCTTTCGAGTTGAAGCTGAACAGCCCCGCGTCCACCTTGTTGGCCGACGCGAACGCCTTGCGCAGATCATCCATCACGCCGGTGTACGTTGCGGGGTTGCTGCGCGTGGAGGTTCCGACGGCGGACTGATCGATCACGATCGCGTCGGGATGCTGCACGAGGAACACATCGTTGATGAGCGAGCTCTTTCCTGAGCCCGCGACGCCGGTCACCGCGGTGAGCACGCCCTTGGGGATGTCGACGGAGATGCTCTTCAGGTTGTTCGCGCGTGCGTTCTTGATGCGCAGCTGGCCGGTGGGTTTGCGCACATCCTTCTTGATCGGCAGCGCCTGCGTGAGATGGCGGCCGGTGAGCGTGTCGGATTTGAGAAGCTTTTCGTATGTGCCTTCGAAGACGATCGTCCCGCCGCTGCGGCCCGCGCCCGGCCCCACATCGACGATGTGATCGGCGGCTTCGATCACAGCGGGGTCGTGCTCGACGACGATCACGGTGTTGCCCTTGTCGCGCAGTTTCCCGAGCAGCTCGTTGAGGCGATGCACGTCGCGCGGGTGAAGGCCCACGCTCGGCTCGTCAAAGATGTACATCACATCTACGAGGCTGCTGCCGAGGTGCTTCACCATCCGCACGCGCTGCGATTCCCCGCCGGACAGCGTGTCAGTCTCTCGGTCGAGGCTCAGGTATTCGAGCCCGATATCGACGATGGCCTGCAGCCGCTCGACGAGCGCATTCACGATCGGCCCGGCCTTGGGCTCTTTGATCGCGCGCACCACCTTCAACAGCTCGCCGACCTCCATCGACGACAATTCAGCGATGTTGTGGCCGTTGATCTTGCTCGCGAGTGCGGCGGGGTTCAAGCGCGCGCCCTTGCACGACGGACATTCGCGCGGCTTGAGGTACGGCATCACCGCTTTCTGCGTGCGCTCGCTGAGCGTCTTGATGTCGCGCTGCACGTACGAGCGTTCGATCTTGGCGATGACGCCGGCGTAGGTGAGGTTGATGGTCTTCCCGCCGAACTGCGCCTTGAACTTGCGATCCTTGCCGTGGAGCAGCAGCTCCATTTCGTCCTTCGTGAACTTGCTGAGCTTCTTGTCATTGTCGAAGAAGCCGCTCAACGTGTACGCCTGCACGTCCCAGTCGTTGAAGAACGGGACCTGTACCGCGCCCTCATTGAGCGACTTGCTCATGTCGAGGAAGTCGTCGGAGACGACACCGACCTTCTTCCCGAGGCCATTGCAGTCGGGACACGCGCCGCGCGGATCGTTGAACGAATACGCGATCGCCCCGCCCGCCGACGGCTTACCCACGCGCGAGAACAGCAGGCGCAGCACGCCATGGATATCGGTCACCGTGCCGACGGTGGAATGCGATCCGCCGCCGAGCCGCTTCTGGTCGACGATCACCGCCATGGTGAGGTTTTCGATCGCGTCGGCGTCGGGCTGCGGGTACTTGGGTAGGAAGTTGCGGATGAACAGCGAGAAGTTCTCGTAGAGCTGGCGCTGGGCCTCCGTCGCCAGCGTGTCGAACACGATCGACGATTTCCCCGAGCCCGAGACGCCGGTGAAGATCGTGAGCTTGCGCTTGGGAATCTGGAGCGTGACGTCCTTGAGGTTGTTTTCGCGCGCGCCGCGGATGGAGATGAACTCGGTCATGGGGGCTTGATACAGGAGAAGGGGGGGGCGCGCGCAATGGTGCGGTGCCAGCCGCCGAACTTCATTCCCACCGGTTATCGTTGGATTCCACGAAGCCAGTCTCTCGCAGCACTCGCGGGTGCTTGGACACGGGTTCGGCTCCGCGATGGGGTGACGTTAACGACGAAAGGTACGAGCAGAGTGCTCAGTGCGCGGCGCCGGTATGAGCGGTAATGGCATTGGCGATGGTGGGCCAGTCCGTCTCGTGCAGCTCGTGCCCTGCATCCTCGAGCGTGACCAGCTTCGCGCCCGGCACCGCCCGGCTCAGGGCGATGCCATGCGCGTAAGCAACGACGGGGTCCAGCGCGCCGTGGATGATGAGCAGGGGCGCCTGGAGCTCATGGGTCCGGCCGTACCAGCGCTCGCCGCCCGTGAGGACCGTATAGTTCATCATGCTCTGGAGGTTGTGCGAGCGACGGAACTCCGCCGCTGCCACGCGGCGCGCCAGGGCCTCATCGTAAGGCCGGCGCCCGCTGGAGTTCAGGCGCCCCGCCTTCACCATGAACTCGAGAACGGCGGCCTCGTCGCTCCAGTCCAGGGTGGCCGCCGTCCCGAAGTGTGCGAGCAGCGCCGGTGAGAGGGGCGGGGGCGTGAAGCCCAGATCGCCGAGAAACTCCGCGCTGATCAGTGTGAGGGAGAGGACTCGCTCCGGAGCCTTCAATGCCACGATTTGCGAGAGCATCCCCCCGAGTGACATCCCCACCAGGTGGGCTCGCGCGAGGCCATAGCCGTCCAGCACGGCGATGACGTCATCCGCGAGGTCATCGACGGTGTAGCCCGGGGCTCCCGGGGGATACGTTGTGGAGCGGCCCATGTCGCGCTGGTCGTAGCGGACAACAAACCGCCCCGCCGCGACCAGCATGGCGACCAGCCCATCGGGCCACCACTTCATGGACGACATCGCTCCCATGATCAGGAGGATGGGCGGGTCGTCCGGCGAACCAAAGGACTCCGTGCAGAGACGGATGCCACGGCTTTCAATCCAGCGCTCGGTCATGTGAACCCCTTCCTCCGTGCAACGTGTCATTCCGCAGGAAGAATTAATAACCGACACGACGGTTATAAACAAGTCTGGATGGGGATCTTGGCCTCCGGACAGCATGAAGGGGCGGATCAGCGCTTCGGAAGCTCGAAGGACTCGTGGGGGAACAGCAGACCGAGCACCCGGCGCACGCGCTCCAGCACATAGCGGGTCAGCGAGGGCTCCCGCTCCACCATCCACTGCATCGTCGCACCTGCGATGACGTCCTGCAGCACGGCGGCGACTTCATTCCGCTCGGCCATCTTGGGAAGCCGGGCGGCGATGGCATCGCGGACCATCAGGTTCCTTTCGAGGGCCATGCGCCTCAGGGTGGTGTCTCTCAGGTCCTGCCAAGCGAGGAGCAGGTAGCTGTCGAGTCCCTCCCCCGTGCCCATGCCGGAGATGATCTCCGTCAGGAAGCGCCAGAGTCCCTGTGCTCCCACTTCCACGGGCATGCTCGCGAGATAGTCGCGCCGCTGCGCACCCGAGCGCTCCATGACACGCCGGTACAGCGTGTCCTTGTTCTTGAAGCGCTGGATGAGCGCGGCGCGGGACATTCCCAGCTCGGCGGCCACGTCATTCAAGGTGAACCCGGCCAGCCCGCGACGCAGCAGCACTTCCATGGTGGCATCGAGAATGGCTTCGTCGCTGTGCAGCTTGGGCCGGGGCACGGCCACGGTAACTATCACGTCGCGGAAGCGAGGAACGCATCCGATCCGGGGCATGGGAGCA encodes:
- a CDS encoding CARDB domain-containing protein, yielding MNRRSSRFGSLWGVVALVAAAGCDGSAEPGSEAVLGATSQAVISAPDFVVSSVTGPASATPGQQLTATVVVCNQGTQAGGAPVEVYLSADTTITPNGPTGPSPDSFVGYAGTPYLNPGQCQTLTVQGPASVPSEGAYYLGAYVDPPNGTAELLENNNAKTGARIGIGYKPDFVVSSVTGPVSATPGQQLTATVVVCNQGTQAGGAPVEVYLSADTTITPNGPTGPSPDSFVGYVGTPYLNPGQCQTLTVQGPASVPSEGAYYLGAYVDPPNGTAELLENNNAKTGARIGIGYKPDFVVSSVTGPVSATPGQQLTATVVVCNQGTQAGGAPVEVY
- a CDS encoding ATP-binding cassette domain-containing protein, which gives rise to MTEFISIRGARENNLKDVTLQIPKRKLTIFTGVSGSGKSSIVFDTLATEAQRQLYENFSLFIRNFLPKYPQPDADAIENLTMAVIVDQKRLGGGSHSTVGTVTDIHGVLRLLFSRVGKPSAGGAIAYSFNDPRGACPDCNGLGKKVGVVSDDFLDMSKSLNEGAVQVPFFNDWDVQAYTLSGFFDNDKKLSKFTKDEMELLLHGKDRKFKAQFGGKTINLTYAGVIAKIERSYVQRDIKTLSERTQKAVMPYLKPRECPSCKGARLNPAALASKINGHNIAELSSMEVGELLKVVRAIKEPKAGPIVNALVERLQAIVDIGLEYLSLDRETDTLSGGESQRVRMVKHLGSSLVDVMYIFDEPSVGLHPRDVHRLNELLGKLRDKGNTVIVVEHDPAVIEAADHIVDVGPGAGRSGGTIVFEGTYEKLLKSDTLTGRHLTQALPIKKDVRKPTGQLRIKNARANNLKSISVDIPKGVLTAVTGVAGSGKSSLINDVFLVQHPDAIVIDQSAVGTSTRSNPATYTGVMDDLRKAFASANKVDAGLFSFNSKGACEACNGSGVVYTDLSFLDAFKSPCEVCQGRRFKDDVLAYKLDGKSISDVLAMTVAQAVELFQKRKEIVRKLQAMHDVGLAYLTLGQPLSTLSGGECQRIKLASELHKDGSVYVMDEPTTGLHMSDITHLMGIIDRLVDGGNTVIVIEHNLDVIRSADWIIDLGPEGGSKGGEVIFEGTPAELVKAKRSLTGQYLR
- a CDS encoding alpha/beta fold hydrolase, whose translation is MTERWIESRGIRLCTESFGSPDDPPILLIMGAMSSMKWWPDGLVAMLVAAGRFVVRYDQRDMGRSTTYPPGAPGYTVDDLADDVIAVLDGYGLARAHLVGMSLGGMLSQIVALKAPERVLSLTLISAEFLGDLGFTPPPLSPALLAHFGTAATLDWSDEAAVLEFMVKAGRLNSSGRRPYDEALARRVAAAEFRRSHNLQSMMNYTVLTGGERWYGRTHELQAPLLIIHGALDPVVAYAHGIALSRAVPGAKLVTLEDAGHELHETDWPTIANAITAHTGAAH
- a CDS encoding TetR/AcrR family transcriptional regulator, with protein sequence MPRIGCVPRFRDVIVTVAVPRPKLHSDEAILDATMEVLLRRGLAGFTLNDVAAELGMSRAALIQRFKNKDTLYRRVMERSGAQRRDYLASMPVEVGAQGLWRFLTEIISGMGTGEGLDSYLLLAWQDLRDTTLRRMALERNLMVRDAIAARLPKMAERNEVAAVLQDVIAGATMQWMVEREPSLTRYVLERVRRVLGLLFPHESFELPKR